caaaaaaaaaatctttaggaagaatttttttattaatttcctttGGCAATCACCGTAGTTCATGAAATAGATCAAGTAGAGAGAGATAAAGGGTTAACACATACAAACCTAAGCATCTCAACAATAGAGAAAATTCACTCGTAAGTTCTCAAATGCACGCTTTTCAGGATGCTAGTGGTGCCCAGAAGCCCCGGACTAATGGGGCTGAAATTAACTAATGGATTCATGTCAGTTCCGCTTTTCGACTCGACTAATTTTCATAGATATACGAATATCATAACGATGGGGTGCATCGACGCTAGGGCGAGGGTGTGACATGTGCCCGTCGGTGCAAATGTTAAGAAGTGATTAGGGATGATGAATGAAGATCGACTAAATGGAGGGATTGGCGAAGATGGTCTTACGCTGTCGACCCGCATCAAGTCGGGCACGGTCTGAGGCGTCTCGTGATTCGCGTCCCCGCCGTACACGAAGAGCGAGCCCTTGTCGGACCAGGCGTCCAGGATCTCCTGGTAATCGAGCTTCAGCGACAGCATCGTCGTCCCCTGCGGGTGCGCCCTCCGCCCTCCCCGCCACGCGTCGGCGGCGCAGCTGGtcacctcctccatctccgCCTTCTTCTCCGCCTCGACGATGACCTCGCTGTAGCACACCCACCGCTCCTCGCTGCCCCCCCACTCCCTGCTGCTGCTCTTCATGGCGCACCGTATCAGCGACGACACCGCcgactcctcctccttcgcccCGGAGGAGGCGGCAGCCGCGCCGGAAACGGCGGGGGCGGGGGCAGCGGGGTCGAGGAGGTCGGTGAGGGTGGCGGTGTCGGCGGCGGCTGCGGAGTCGAACAGCAGGGCGACGTCGTTCTCGTCCTGGAGGTGGTGGTCTTGATCCCGACCGCCCGCGGCGTCGTCGCCGCTGGCCAAGTGGGCTCCCGGGCGGAGGGGGGACGAGCTCGGCCGGTGCTtctggcggtggcggcggacgGCTCTGCGGTGGTAGGTGAGGTTCATCGGGGCGGCGCCGGTTCGGGAGGTTTGAGGAGAGATCTGGAGGCCGAGGCTCAAGTACTTGGGCTTCCGGGTCTTGCTTCTTGATCTGCGAGACGGGGCGGCGAGAGACGACGGGGTTTGCTTCTTCGGCTTGCCGGGCGCGGAGGAGGACCTGGACATGGACCTGGACCTGGTCCTCATGTTTGCAGCAGGAGGAGGGCAGTTCTTGGGGCACATCTCCCGGCGatcgtccctctctctctctctctctctctaggttgCTTGAGCCAGTCATTGGTCCCTGCCTGAAAAAGCGAGAAAAAGTGCATGGGCTTTTTTCAGTGCGGGACCCGCTCTGGGGAGAGAGATGCTGACGCACACGAAGggcggagggagggaggggggagagagagatgagatggTGATGGTATCGACACGCGGCGCTCTGCTACTGGAGGAGAAAGTGGATTGTGCTGTGTTATCCAGATTTCGCTTGGGTTCGGGTTGGATATTGCACGGATTCTTTGGTCGCAGCGGATGAGCCGTGAGCCTAATGACGCATTTACCCCTTAAAATCACGCAGGTCTCGTATTTTAGTTATCTACATGAAGGATTATTTAGGACATTTATTGAGCTCACGTGTACATAGGTCGActgtatttcttttctaaattttggaccggtacaaaatttggaaagttGAAGACTTGTGGGTCGGTGAGACACTAAATTCTCGTTCAGGATaacaaaatcaagtgaaatagGCAACTGGAATGATAGCTCTAATGATTTTGTTTGGTGAATTTCGAGAATGGAAGAGAACAGTAGTTTGGGGAAAAATGTTGAATTGAATGGGAATGTTctaagaaaagtcaatttgcattgaagttacaaaaataataattaaagtATATTAAAATACATACTTAAATTTATGTTATTTAAGGCATGATCAAgtgatgtttcttttttgtagtACGATAGTATACCAATTGATTCTTTATAATTTGGAATTATTAGCCGTCTCGTGTATTATTGGTTCTTTATAATGGTGTTGTAACTTGCTAGCTACCATTAAAAGTTATTATTTGCAGTCCATCATAGATTCTTAGTTATATATAATATCAAACATTTTATGATATATTAAATATAACATAGAGTTATCAATTAGATTTATTGTAGAATGGTGATAGTTTAACGTAACTAAATATTCAATGTGAATCGGGATTTTCTTacttatattgaaaattttaatttcttttaaataagtTATATTTCTTAATCGACTACTGTTAACTAATCAAataactatttatttattttgaaataaggAAAGCAATCGTGGAGAAATCGCGATTCCTTTGATTAGTAAATGGGAGAAGGGCAGCTTGTGCAGCTGGGGCACTACATGACT
Above is a window of Eucalyptus grandis isolate ANBG69807.140 chromosome 9, ASM1654582v1, whole genome shotgun sequence DNA encoding:
- the LOC104419187 gene encoding zinc finger protein CO3 translates to MCPKNCPPPAANMRTRSRSMSRSSSAPGKPKKQTPSSLAAPSRRSRSKTRKPKYLSLGLQISPQTSRTGAAPMNLTYHRRAVRRHRQKHRPSSSPLRPGAHLASGDDAAGGRDQDHHLQDENDVALLFDSAAAADTATLTDLLDPAAPAPAVSGAAAASSGAKEEESAVSSLIRCAMKSSSREWGGSEERWVCYSEVIVEAEKKAEMEEVTSCAADAWRGGRRAHPQGTTMLSLKLDYQEILDAWSDKGSLFVYGGDANHETPQTVPDLMRVDSGPMDVWENVWRVPEKAAESEAAAINRDAIAEDGGEFSDKIRQREASVLRYKEKRHSRLFSKRIRYEVRKLNAQKRPRIKGRFVRRDCED